Proteins encoded together in one Lathyrus oleraceus cultivar Zhongwan6 chromosome 5, CAAS_Psat_ZW6_1.0, whole genome shotgun sequence window:
- the LOC127082846 gene encoding uncharacterized protein LOC127082846 — translation MADHSDSSPLVPPIPLSDPSSIDLEAGPSEQIQCRICLETDGRDFIAPCMCKGTSKYVHRECLDHWRSVKEGFAFAHCTTCKAPYHLRVHVAADRKWRTLKFRFFVTRDILSIFLAAQLIITSLAYLVYLIDGYQQSWLRILWGFESQLSFYYLCGALLFFALLGVSGCFITCYDRRVRNDLAQPCRELCLCCCQPGVCADCHLPGTLCMWTDCTACFESCGTMATECGGCLGGAGEAGLPLLFIMALVVLGLFTVIGIFYSVLVATMVGQRIWQRHYHILAKRMLTKEYVVEDVDGEMTGSDWSPPSLPPEHVQQLKTLGLL, via the exons ATGGCTGATCACTCAGACTCCTCTCCTCTTGTCCCTCCTATTCCCCTCTCCGACCCTTCCTCGATCGACCTCGAAGCCGGTCCCTCCGAGCAAATTCAGTGCCGGATTTGTCTCGAAACTGATG GTAGGGATTTCATAGCTCCTTGTATGTGCAAAGGTACTTCAAAATATGTTCATCGAGAGTGTTTGGATCATTGGCGCTCTGTCAAG GAAGGGTTTGCCTTTGCTCACTGCACTACGTGCAAGGCTCCATATCATTTGCGTGTTCATGTTGCTGCTGATAGGAAATGGAGAACCTTGAAATTTCGTTTTTTCGTCACCAGAGATATCTTGTCTATTTTTCTGGCTGCACAGCTT ATTATTACCTCACTGGCATATTTGGTTTATCTAATTGATGGTTACCAGCAAAGTTGGCTTCGTATTCTCTGGGGTTTTGAAAGTCAACTGAGCTTCTACTACTTATGTG GAGCTCTATTGTTTTTTGCCTTGCTTGGCGTTTCTGGGTGCTTCATTACTTGTTATGATCGAAGAGTTCGCAATGATTTGGCTCAACCGTGTAGAGAATTATGTCTTTGTTGCTGTCAACCTGG AGTTTGTGCTGACTGTCATTTGCCAGGCACTCTTTGTATGTGGACTGATTGCACTGCATGCTTTGAGAGTTGTGGAACCATGGCAACAGAATGTGGTGGTTGTTTGGGAGGTGCTGGGGAAGCAGGGCTACCATTATTATTTATAATGGCTTTGGTTGTTCTGGGACTTTTTACGGTAATTGGGATATTTTACAGTGTATTGGTGGCAACTATGGTAGGCCAACGGATATGGCAACGCCACTATCACATACTTGCAAAGAGGATGTTAACAAAG GAGTACGTGGTTGAAGATGTTGATGGAGAGATGACAGGGTCTGATTGGTCTCCCCCATCCCTTCCACCTGAGCATGTTCAGCAATTGAAAACATTGGGGCTCTTATGA